Proteins encoded by one window of Streptacidiphilus sp. PB12-B1b:
- a CDS encoding SPFH domain-containing protein, which produces MSVVTIGVGVLVAVLLLIGLGTLLLFGRLFRKVVQGEALIISRPKDVDVTFTGALVLPMMHRAEVMDISVKTIEISRTGREGMICQDNIRADIQITFFVRVNKTVEDVIKVAQAIGTDRASHQETLQTLFSAKFAEALRTVGKQLDFIDLYTKREEFRDRIIAAIGTDLNGYHLEDAAIDHLEQTPMGQLDPANVLDAQGIRKITELTALEHIRTNDFQRNEQMEITRQDVDAREAVLELERRRAEAEIRQRKGIETLRAQEEAATAQVQEEERLKAHSALLRTEELLGVQRENQQREIAVAEKNRERVIAVETERIEKDRLLEVVNREREVELSRAGKEKQVEVERRGVAEVVRERIAVDRTVAEQEEEIKRVRVVQDAERTRQAVVIAAEGEAQEQLVKDIKAAEAAEQTAHYRAKEQLVLAEAGQKSAELNAAAAALEAEGERARAGAVGLAQAEVAERQALADAAGIRARLEGEAEGLKQKADAVRKVGLAEAAVAESKAQAEATGIRERLLGEAAGLKEKAAAMAALDEVSRAHEEFRLRLAADKEVRLAALDVQRKVAEAQAAVLAAGLESADIDIVGGDSMFLERLVGAVSFGKGIDAAVHSSQTVQALGAEWLEGGRSFGADATEVLGSLAAGGPWNLAMLLKLLGGGAVDTAVPVADPALLVNGSSK; this is translated from the coding sequence CTGCTCTTCGGCCGCCTGTTCCGCAAGGTGGTCCAGGGCGAGGCCCTGATCATCTCCAGACCCAAGGACGTCGACGTCACCTTCACCGGGGCGCTGGTCCTGCCGATGATGCACCGGGCCGAGGTGATGGACATCTCGGTGAAGACCATCGAGATCTCCCGCACCGGCCGCGAGGGCATGATCTGCCAGGACAACATCCGCGCCGACATCCAGATCACCTTCTTCGTCCGGGTCAACAAGACCGTCGAGGACGTCATCAAGGTCGCCCAGGCCATCGGCACCGACCGGGCCAGCCACCAGGAGACCCTGCAGACGCTGTTCAGCGCCAAGTTCGCGGAGGCGCTGCGCACCGTCGGCAAGCAGCTGGACTTCATCGACCTCTACACCAAGCGCGAGGAGTTCCGGGACCGCATCATCGCCGCCATCGGCACCGACCTCAACGGCTACCACCTGGAGGACGCCGCCATCGACCACCTGGAGCAGACCCCGATGGGGCAGCTCGACCCGGCCAACGTGCTGGACGCCCAGGGCATCCGCAAGATCACCGAGCTGACCGCGCTGGAGCACATCCGCACCAACGACTTCCAGCGCAACGAGCAGATGGAGATCACCCGCCAGGACGTGGACGCCCGCGAGGCCGTGCTGGAGCTGGAGCGCCGCCGCGCCGAGGCGGAGATCCGGCAGCGCAAGGGCATCGAGACGCTGCGCGCCCAGGAGGAGGCGGCCACCGCGCAGGTCCAGGAGGAGGAGCGGCTGAAGGCGCACAGCGCGCTGCTGCGCACCGAGGAACTGCTCGGCGTCCAGCGGGAGAACCAGCAGCGGGAGATCGCGGTGGCGGAGAAGAACCGCGAGCGGGTGATCGCGGTGGAGACCGAGCGGATCGAGAAGGACCGGCTGCTGGAGGTCGTCAACCGGGAGCGCGAGGTCGAGCTCTCCCGGGCCGGGAAGGAGAAGCAGGTCGAGGTGGAGCGCCGGGGCGTGGCCGAGGTGGTCCGCGAGCGGATCGCGGTGGACCGCACCGTCGCCGAGCAGGAGGAGGAGATCAAGCGGGTCCGGGTGGTGCAGGACGCCGAGCGCACCCGGCAGGCCGTGGTCATCGCCGCCGAGGGCGAGGCGCAGGAGCAGCTGGTCAAGGACATCAAGGCGGCCGAGGCCGCCGAGCAGACCGCGCACTACCGCGCCAAGGAGCAGCTGGTGCTGGCCGAGGCCGGGCAGAAGAGCGCGGAGCTGAACGCGGCCGCCGCCGCCCTGGAGGCCGAGGGCGAGCGGGCCAGGGCCGGCGCGGTCGGCCTGGCCCAGGCGGAGGTCGCCGAGCGGCAGGCGCTGGCCGACGCGGCCGGCATCCGGGCCCGGCTGGAGGGCGAGGCCGAGGGGCTGAAGCAGAAGGCCGACGCCGTCCGCAAGGTCGGCCTGGCCGAGGCGGCCGTCGCCGAGAGCAAGGCGCAGGCGGAGGCCACCGGCATCCGCGAGCGGCTGCTGGGCGAGGCCGCCGGGCTCAAGGAGAAGGCGGCGGCCATGGCCGCGCTGGACGAGGTGTCCCGGGCGCACGAGGAGTTCCGGCTGCGGCTGGCCGCCGACAAGGAGGTCCGGCTGGCGGCCCTGGACGTCCAGCGCAAGGTCGCCGAGGCGCAGGCGGCGGTGCTGGCCGCCGGTCTGGAGAGCGCCGACATCGACATCGTCGGCGGGGACTCCATGTTCCTGGAGCGCCTGGTCGGCGCGGTCTCCTTCGGCAAGGGCATCGACGCGGCGGTGCACAGCTCGCAGACGGTGCAGGCGCTCGGCGCCGAGTGGCTGGAGGGCGGGCGCAGCTTCGGCGCGGACGCCACCGAGGTGCTGGGCTCGCTGGCGGCGGGCGGCCCGTGGAACCTGGCGATGCTGCTGAAGCTGCTGGGCGGCGGTGCGGTCGACACCGCGGTGCCGGTGGCCGATCCGGCCCTCCTGGTCAACGGCAGCAGCAAGTAA